In a genomic window of Vigna radiata var. radiata cultivar VC1973A unplaced genomic scaffold, Vradiata_ver6 scaffold_294, whole genome shotgun sequence:
- the LOC111241122 gene encoding wiskott-Aldrich syndrome protein family member 2-like, with protein MRNLKTLKELLASITDRESLNRLCPKPFQPSMMDWLISQDAPHFYTKEELLQLEDYHLQLSNCYESHLERNNTQRGVPIRQREEMSKGEIGAPNIKKRRKIMKSSSCLCSYSSSSPPPSSSLPTSLPPPPSLPPPPSPSLALPLPSPSLASLVPLPPSSPPTIPPQLSSPPPSRPSLPLPPPSRIKVVGPKPPPRRRVVGISTTPPSSYLSLEFKNRVTELNGYDLKFVMHKILFSSDVKPNNNRLSIPKKKIKCDFLTKDEIMKLEEKENNDKIIGLEVTVLDPSLREYTLSMKKWSMKSDTYNLVKEWNKIVAANKFKEDQELQIWSFRVNTKLYLFLNKL; from the exons ATGAGAAACTTAAAAACATTGAAAGAATTGCTTGCAAGTATTACTGACAGAGAGTCTCTTAATAGATTATGTCCTAAGCCATTTCAACCTTCTATGATGGATTGGCTAATATCTCAAGATGCTCCTCACTTTTACACCAAAGAAGAATTGCTTCAACTGGAGGATTACCACCTACAACTTTCAAATTGTTATGAATCACATTTAGAAAGGAATAATACACAAAGAGGTGTTCCAATAAG ACAAAGAGAAGAAATGTCAAAAGGAGAAATCGGGGCGCCAAATATAAAAAAACGGAGGAAAATTATGAAAAGTTCATCATGTTTATGTTCATATTCATCTTCATCTCCACCACCATCATCATCGTTACCTACATctctaccaccaccaccatctttacctccaccaccatcaccatctTTAGCTTTACCTCTACCATCACCATCTTTAGCTTCACTTGTACCACTACCACCATCTTCACCTCCAACTATACCACCACAACTATCTTCACCTCCACCATCACGTCCATCCTTACCTCTACCACCACCGTCAAGGATAAAAGTGGTAGGTCCAAAACCTCCACCACGACGAAGGGTAGTTGGGATAAGTACAACACCTCCATCATCATATTTGTCATTGGAATTCAAGAATCGAGTAACTGAATTGAATGGCTATGATCTTAAATTTGTGATGCACAAGATACTTTTCTCATCGGATGTGAAGCCAAACAATAACCGATTATCAattccaaaaaagaaaatcaaatgtgATTTTCTCACTAAAGATGAGATTATGAAactggaagaaaaagaaaataatgataaaattattggTTTAGAAGTGACAGTGTTGGACCCCTCTTTGAGAGAATATACTCTGTCAATGAAGAAGTGGAGTATGAAATCAGACACCTACAACCTTGTAAAGGAGTGGAACAAGATTGTTGCAGCTAACAAGTTTAAAGAAGACCAAGAATTACAAATATGGTCTTTTAGGGTTAATACCAAATTGTATTTGTTCTTAAACAAACTTTGA